A window of the Pseudomonas gozinkensis genome harbors these coding sequences:
- a CDS encoding lysophospholipid acyltransferase family protein: MSRLRVYARIARVLLVVTLGLSMASVFGVFERLGLAHSMERRQRWSRFFMARLSNALPFRVTVHGELPKQPMLWVSNHVSWTDIPLLGMLTPLSFLSKAEVRTWPVAGWLAAKAGSLFIRRGSGDSQLIRKQMTRHLQTDHPLLMFPEGTTTDGRSLRTFHGRLLSAAIDSEVKLQPVAIRYLRDGKIDSLAPFIGDDDLLSHLMRLFSNDCGDVEIHLLKPIACQGRERAALAFESQQAVQKALFGAIPDKHQAPMRPAIAA, from the coding sequence ATGAGCCGGCTGCGGGTGTACGCGCGAATTGCGCGAGTGCTGCTGGTGGTGACACTGGGCCTGAGCATGGCCAGTGTCTTCGGGGTTTTCGAACGTCTGGGGCTGGCCCATTCGATGGAGCGTCGGCAGCGCTGGTCGCGGTTTTTCATGGCGCGTCTGAGCAATGCCCTGCCCTTTCGCGTGACCGTACATGGCGAGCTGCCGAAACAGCCGATGCTGTGGGTCAGCAACCATGTGTCGTGGACCGACATTCCGCTGCTCGGCATGCTCACGCCGCTGTCGTTTCTGTCCAAGGCCGAAGTGCGCACCTGGCCGGTGGCCGGCTGGCTGGCGGCGAAGGCCGGCAGCCTGTTCATCCGTCGCGGCTCGGGCGACAGCCAGTTGATCCGCAAACAGATGACCCGTCACCTGCAAACCGATCATCCGCTGCTGATGTTCCCGGAAGGCACCACCACCGATGGCCGTTCGCTGCGCACCTTTCACGGTCGCCTGCTGTCGGCGGCAATCGATTCCGAGGTGAAGCTGCAACCGGTGGCGATCCGTTATCTGCGCGACGGCAAGATCGATTCGCTGGCGCCGTTCATTGGTGACGATGATCTGCTGTCGCACCTGATGCGCCTGTTCAGCAACGACTGCGGCGATGTCGAGATTCATCTGCTCAAGCCGATTGCCTGCCAGGGCCGGGAACGCGCGGCACTGGCATTCGAATCGCAGCAAGCAGTGCAGAAAGCATTGTTCGGCGCAATTCCCGACAAACATCAAGCCCCGATGCGCCCGGCAATCGCTGCCTGA